Proteins encoded within one genomic window of Camelina sativa cultivar DH55 chromosome 19, Cs, whole genome shotgun sequence:
- the LOC104764950 gene encoding uncharacterized protein LOC104764950 isoform X2 — protein MAEDQTATTMKTSAVEKQPEAEGAPSVARTKRMMVAIDESDSSFYALQWVIDHFSNLLMTTGTEAAESEGGMLTVVHVQSPFHHFAAFPAGPGGATAVYASSTMIESVKKAQQETSAALLSRALQICRAKQIRTETLVLEGEAKEMICEAVEQMHVDLLIVGSRGLGKIKRAFIGSVSDYCAHHANCPILIVKPPKELLTK, from the exons AAACATCGGCGGTGGAGAAGCAGCCAGAGGCTGAAGGTGCACCGAGTGTGGCTAGAACGAAGAGGATGATGGTTGCCATCGATGAGAGCGACTCGAGCTTCTACGCTCTCCAATGGGTCATTGACCATTTCTCTAACCTCTTAATGACAACTGGCACTGAGGCGGCTGAGTCGGAGGGTGGAATGCTCACGGTGGTTCATGTGCAGTCCCCTTTCCATCACTTTGCTGCCTTTCCGGCTGGACCGGGCGGCGCCACAG CAGTGTACGCATCTTCGACTATGATTGAGTCAGTCAAAAAAGCACAACAAGAGACCTCTGCTGCTCTTCTCTCTCGTGCTCTCCAAATTTGCCGAGCCAAACAG ATACGTACCGAAACCCTAGTGCTTGAGGGCGAAGCCAAGGAGATGATTTGCGAGGCGGTGGAGCAGATGCACGTTGATCTTCTTATTGTGGGTAGTCGTGGCCTTGGCAAGATCAAAAg AGCGTTTATTGGGAGCGTTAGCGATTACTGCGCTCATCACGCCAACTGTCCCATTCTTATTGTCAAGCCACCCAAGGAGCTCCTCACTAAGTAA
- the LOC104764950 gene encoding uncharacterized protein LOC104764950 isoform X1, which translates to MAEDQTATTMKTSAVEKQPEAEGAPSVARTKRMMVAIDESDSSFYALQWVIDHFSNLLMTTGTEAAESEGGMLTVVHVQSPFHHFAAFPAGPGGATAAVYASSTMIESVKKAQQETSAALLSRALQICRAKQIRTETLVLEGEAKEMICEAVEQMHVDLLIVGSRGLGKIKRAFIGSVSDYCAHHANCPILIVKPPKELLTK; encoded by the exons AAACATCGGCGGTGGAGAAGCAGCCAGAGGCTGAAGGTGCACCGAGTGTGGCTAGAACGAAGAGGATGATGGTTGCCATCGATGAGAGCGACTCGAGCTTCTACGCTCTCCAATGGGTCATTGACCATTTCTCTAACCTCTTAATGACAACTGGCACTGAGGCGGCTGAGTCGGAGGGTGGAATGCTCACGGTGGTTCATGTGCAGTCCCCTTTCCATCACTTTGCTGCCTTTCCGGCTGGACCGGGCGGCGCCACAG CAGCAGTGTACGCATCTTCGACTATGATTGAGTCAGTCAAAAAAGCACAACAAGAGACCTCTGCTGCTCTTCTCTCTCGTGCTCTCCAAATTTGCCGAGCCAAACAG ATACGTACCGAAACCCTAGTGCTTGAGGGCGAAGCCAAGGAGATGATTTGCGAGGCGGTGGAGCAGATGCACGTTGATCTTCTTATTGTGGGTAGTCGTGGCCTTGGCAAGATCAAAAg AGCGTTTATTGGGAGCGTTAGCGATTACTGCGCTCATCACGCCAACTGTCCCATTCTTATTGTCAAGCCACCCAAGGAGCTCCTCACTAAGTAA
- the LOC104764950 gene encoding uncharacterized protein LOC104764950 isoform X3 gives MAEDQTATTMKTSAVEKQPEAEGAPSVARTKRMMVAIDESDSSFYALQWVIDHFSNLLMTTGTEAAESEGGMLTVVHVQSPFHHFAAFPAGPGGATVYASSTMIESVKKAQQETSAALLSRALQICRAKQIRTETLVLEGEAKEMICEAVEQMHVDLLIVGSRGLGKIKRAFIGSVSDYCAHHANCPILIVKPPKELLTK, from the exons AAACATCGGCGGTGGAGAAGCAGCCAGAGGCTGAAGGTGCACCGAGTGTGGCTAGAACGAAGAGGATGATGGTTGCCATCGATGAGAGCGACTCGAGCTTCTACGCTCTCCAATGGGTCATTGACCATTTCTCTAACCTCTTAATGACAACTGGCACTGAGGCGGCTGAGTCGGAGGGTGGAATGCTCACGGTGGTTCATGTGCAGTCCCCTTTCCATCACTTTGCTGCCTTTCCGGCTGGACCGGGCGGCGCCACAG TGTACGCATCTTCGACTATGATTGAGTCAGTCAAAAAAGCACAACAAGAGACCTCTGCTGCTCTTCTCTCTCGTGCTCTCCAAATTTGCCGAGCCAAACAG ATACGTACCGAAACCCTAGTGCTTGAGGGCGAAGCCAAGGAGATGATTTGCGAGGCGGTGGAGCAGATGCACGTTGATCTTCTTATTGTGGGTAGTCGTGGCCTTGGCAAGATCAAAAg AGCGTTTATTGGGAGCGTTAGCGATTACTGCGCTCATCACGCCAACTGTCCCATTCTTATTGTCAAGCCACCCAAGGAGCTCCTCACTAAGTAA
- the LOC104764952 gene encoding 40S ribosomal protein S5-2-like, with amino-acid sequence MMHGRNNGKKLMAVKIVKHAMEIVHLLSDQNPIQVIIDAIVNSGPREDATRIGSAGVVRRQAVDISPLRRVNQAIFLITTGAREAAFRNIKTIAECLADELINASKGSSNSYAIKKKDEIERVAKANR; translated from the exons ATGATGCACGGAAGGAACAATGGTAAGAAGTTGATGGCAGTTAAGATCGTCAAGCACGCCATGGAGATTGTCCACCTCTTGTCTGACCAGAACCCGATTCAGGTCATCATTGACGCCATCGTCAACAG TGGTCCACGTGAAGATGCTACCAGAATTGGATCTGCTGGTGTTGTTAGGAGACAAGCTGTTGATATCTCTCCTCTAAGACGTGTTAACCAGGCTATCTTCTTGATTACCACCGGTGCTCGTGAAGCTGCTTTCAGGAACATCAAGACTATTGCTGAGTGCCTTGCTGATGAATTGATCAACGCATCCAAGGGCTCTTCCAACAG CTATGccatcaagaagaaggatgagattgAAAGAGTTGCGAAGGCCAATCGTTAA
- the LOC109130785 gene encoding uncharacterized protein LOC109130785, which produces MYTSTRVNPLTKNKPLPRLFIGQTNGSPFEQPKTLISKVYKKSDIRVFVRPLKAFSFLCRRLSLSHSRDATLYQPWPPSQKLTLRCSNSSPTRSSFSTAGPMTTLRSQISV; this is translated from the exons ATGTACACA TCCACACGAGTAAACCCGCTAACCAAAAATAAACCGTTACCCCGGTTATTTATTGGACAAACAAATGGAAGCCCATTTGAACAgcccaaaaccctaatttccaaaGTATATAAAAAGAGTGATATTAGGGTTTTCGTTCGTCCTCTTAAAGCTTTTAGTTTTCTCTGccgtcgtctctctctctctcattcgcGCGACGCTACACTATATCAG CCATGGCCGCCGTCGCAGAAATTGACGCTGAGATGCAGCAACAGCTCACCAACGAGGTCAAGCTTTTCAACCGCTGGACCTATGACGACGTTGAG GTCACAGATATCAGTCTAG